A genome region from Coffea arabica cultivar ET-39 chromosome 7e, Coffea Arabica ET-39 HiFi, whole genome shotgun sequence includes the following:
- the LOC140011252 gene encoding putative late blight resistance protein homolog R1B-17 gives MEILEHFPSFSVLVKDQMLILHEGVRFLRNLFEQQQEKFDGLHDQMKDLIGFVACDAGIVILSLSATEMKQGLAKETDLALFHLVKVLKFIMAEFAQIYPPPSFSFPWTNELGCFDFLQESLQEQSNSEADSIDFPKDHIHKVQEDLTFLRSFLENIVTQRNQNEKLQALWDRGMEVAYKAKLLVNSIVYGDKSECLDTLAGDIKLMRTDRAVIWHILHCHLVRHLSRTEALGIFANYSNGTDAQRVANNSAHTSSKLSSPALNEATVGLDEAVKTITYRLTGGLKRLDIVSIVGMAGLGKTTLANTVYHCMQDSLNKDEDHLAEELRRVLLKNRYLIVLDDLWDIEAWNLLERSFPNDAIGSRILLTSRIHSLALQLKHDSEPYHLRQLADKESWALLQNKLFGKEDCWKEVAKTLSSLSIVEIEQCKRTLELSYSNLPGHLKPCLLYFGAFPEDEDVPVRKLIWLWTSEGFLQKTEGKSLEDVVDEYLTDLVQRSLVMVTQQRSIGGAKACRIHDLIHEFCVEKAKEECFLQISNGENDIFTLTGPHNLHRLCIHNTEPEKLKNSKV, from the exons ATGGAGATACTAGAACATTTTCCCAGTTTCTCGGTTCTGGTGAAGGATCAAATGCTAATACTCCACGAGGGAGTAAGGTTCCTGCGAAACCTCTTCGAGCAGCAGCAAGAGAAATTCGACGGGCTACACGATCAAATGAAGGATCTTATTGGATTTGTGGCCTGTGATGCAGGAATTGTGATTTTATCCCTTTCCGCAACTGAAATGAAACAAGGTTTGGCCAAGGAAACAGATCTTGCGCTTTTTCATTTGGTCAAAGTGCTTAAGTTTATTATGGCAGAATTTGCACAAATTTATCCACCACCATCATTCAGCTTTCCTTGGACCAATGAGTTGGGTTGCTTTGATTTCCTCCAAGAAAGTCTCCAGGAACAATCGAATTCTGAAGCTGATTCAATTGATTTCCCAAAGGATCATATCCACAAAGTGCAAGAGGATCTTACATTCTTAAGATCTTTCCTGGAGAATATTGTCACGCAGCGCAACCAGAACGAAAAACTTCAAGCTCTTTGGGATCGTGGTATGGAGGTGGCCTATAAGGCAAAGTTACTCGTCAACTCTATTGTATATGGGGATAAATCTGAATGTTTGGATACCCTTGCTGGAGACATAAAGCTGATGAGGACTGATAGAGCCgttatttggcacattttgcaTTGTCATCtg gttcggcacctgtcaagaACTGAGGCCCTTGGAATCTTTGCCAACTACAGCAATGGCACTGATGCTCAGAGAGTCGCCAACAATTCAGCTCATACGTCATCAAAACTCAGTAGCCCAGCATTGAATGAAGCTACGGTGGGTCTTGATGAAGCAGTGAAGACAATCACCTATAGACTTACCGGGGGTTTAAAGCGGCTAGATATTGTTTCAATTGTTGGGATGGCTGGACTTGGTAAGACAACATTAGCAAACACAGTTTACCACTGTATGCAAGATTCT CTTAACAAAGATGAAGATCATTTGGCTGAAGAGCTAAGGAgggttttgttgaaaaataggTATCTCATAGTTTTGGATGACTTGTGGGACATTGAGGCGTGGAATTTGTTGGAGAGATCATTTCCAAATGATGCAATTGGAAGCAGAATTCTCTTAACCAGTAGAATTCACAGTTTGGCATTGCAATTGAAACATGATAGTGAACCTTACCATCTTCGCCAACTTGCTGACAAAGAGAGTTGGGCATTGCTGCAAAATAAGCTATTTGGCAAAGAAG ATTGCTGGAAAGAAGTTGCAAAAACTCTAAGTTCTTTAAGTATTGTTGAGATTGAACAATGCAAGAGGACACTGGAGTTGAGTTACAGTAATTTACCAGGTCATCTGAAGCCATGCCTTCTTTACTTCGGAGCATTCCCGGAAGATGAAGACGTCCCTGTTCGAAAATTGATCTGGCTTTGGACCTCTGAAGGATTTCTGCAAAAGACTGAAGGAAAGAGCTTAGAGGATGTGGTGGATGAGTACTTGACCGATCTGGTCCAAAGAAGTTTAGTTATGGTCACCCAACAAAGATCTATAGGTGGAGCCAAAGCTTGCCGAATTCATGATTTGATACATGAATTTTGTGTGGAAAAAGCCAAAGAAGAATGTTTTCTACAGATTTCTAATGGGGAAAATGATATTTTTACTCTGACTGGACCGCATAACCTTCATCGTTTATGTATTCACAATACCGAGCCAGAGAAGCTTAAAAATTCAAAG GTATAA